One genomic region from Kwoniella dejecticola CBS 10117 chromosome 1, complete sequence encodes:
- a CDS encoding 5-formyltetrahydrofolate cyclo-ligase encodes MSTAAAFALKATLRKSMLRTLKGMSDAEVEKQSQAVFRKLLDQPFFKEAKSVGCYLSMKHGELRTTGIVDHILKRGSTLYTPFIPPPPSRNPEAQPSSSSQDMKMLRLYSPADLERCPLDKWGILDPGETRNDKDGSEKREDVMNRSSPPLDVILVPGVAFDEDCNRLGRGKAYYDRFLLLYTTTRPSPLLVALALSPQILEKGEKVPTTEHDFRLDGVISPEGIVWREGN; translated from the exons ATGTCGACGGCAGCAGCATTCGCGCTCAAAGCGACTTTACGAAAGTCAATGTTGAGGACCTTGAAGGGTATGTCAGACGCAGAAGTGGAGAAGCAAT ctcaagctgtATTTCGGAAACTGCTCGATCAACCTTTCTTCAAAGAAGCGAAATCAGTGGGATGCTATTTGAGTATGAAACATGGTGAATTACGGACGACCGGGATAGTCGACCATATACTCAAAAGAG GATCGACACTATACACACCGTTCATCCCACCACCTCCCTCGCGCAATCCAGAAGCAcaaccttcttcctcatcacaAGATATGAAGATGCTCAGGTTATATTCTCCTGCCGATCTTGAACGCTGTCCTCTCGACAAATGGGGCATTCTGGATCCTGGAGAAACCAGGAACGATAAAGACGGCTCtgaaaagagggaagatg TAATGAATCGCTCTTCCCCTCCCTTGGACGTCATTCTAGTACCCGGTGTTGCATTTGATGAAGATTGCAATCGT CTTGGCAGGGGTAAAGCCTACTACGACCGTTTTCTGCTATTGTACACAACCACTCGACCGTCCCCGTTACTTG TCGCGCTTGCGTTGTCTCCTCAGATCCTGgagaaaggggagaaagTGCCTACGACCGAGCATGATTTTAGATTAGATGGGGTCATCTCTCCTGAGGGTATAGTGTGGAGAGAAGGGAATTGA